A single genomic interval of Camelina sativa cultivar DH55 chromosome 11, Cs, whole genome shotgun sequence harbors:
- the LOC104728651 gene encoding uncharacterized protein LOC104728651 gives MVHLIPSSGSPQKQESTLSSYYESLKGPPRDSLNSHTPKEPNWKSDVWNVKTSPKTNIFLWKVLRGAIPLGDQLRTRKINPDAKCPFCGEEETVIHLFFHCRFAAKVWSMLPVHTPINPDNMDSIQTLLERAKFLLLLPPCGKGDIPVFPWLIWGIWIARNRLIFKERTLNPSDTLTQALVAGREWNTTHTLNKSTPGATEVARQIRSDASETTCNTDAAWRAESRCAGLGWIFNKDKLDYRIEGQAQPQEIRSPLLAEVFAIYLALSNAATRGL, from the coding sequence ATGGTGCATCTGATTCCATCATCTGGCTCCCCTCAAAAACAGGAATCTACACTGTCAAGCTATTACGAGAGCCTCAAGGGACCCCCAAGAGACAGCTTGAATAGCCATACACCAAAGGAACCTAACTGGAAGTCAGACGTGTGGAATGTGAAAACATCCCCCAAAACTAATATTTTCCTTTGGAAGGTGTTGAGAGGTGCAATACCACTAGGAGACCAGCTGAGAACGAGGAAGATAAATCCTGATGCTAAATGCCCCTTctgtggagaagaagagacggtGATCCACTTGTTCTTCCATTGTCGCTTCGCAGCCAAAGTATGGTCAATGCTTCCCGTCCATACCCCAATTAACCCAGATAACATGGACTCAATCCAAACCCTCCTGGAAAGGGCAAAATTCTTACTCCTCTTGCCACCATGCGGCAAAGGAGACATACCTGTTTTCCCGTGGCTTATCTGGGGAATCTGGATTGCTCGAAATAGACTGATCTTCAAGGAACGCACTCTAAACCCATCAGATACGCTTACCCAAGCTCTTGTAGCAGGTCGTGAATGGAACACCACCCACACTTTAAACAAATCAACACCTGGAGCCACAGAAGTAGCAAGACAGATTAGATCTGATGCCTCGGAGACTACCTGCAATACAGATGCTGCCTGGCGGGCAGAGTCGAGGTGTGCGGGACTAGGCTGGATCTTCAATAAGGACAAGCTGGATTATCGAATTGAAGGCCAAGCTCAACCGCAAGAGATCAGATCCCCGCTCCTCGCTGAAGTTTTTGCGATTTACCTCGCTCTGAGTAATGCTGCTACCCGAGGGTTGTAA